The genomic segment TTGCCTGGGTCTGCGAGCCCGGTGGTTTCCAAGAGGATGTAATCGAAAGCGCCTTTCTTTTCCATGAGTGACTCTATGGCGTTCACCCCAGTATCCCTGGTAGAATTAGATCATGATTTTTTCGAAATGTTGAGGCGGGTATATACTTGACAGAGCAACATATGCAGCCATTTCCCACGTCGAGCCATTCCTCTACCCTGTCATCGCCCTGATTGACTGTCAGGGACTTTTCAATGTCAAGCGCTGCCGAAATGTTAGAATGAGGTTATAGCCATCGAACCAATTATTTGGTCGCATACAATCTCCAAATTCTAACAGCAAGCATGAACGTGTTAGTATAAATTATAAATTCAGGTAGCGCAAGATTCTGGTACATACCATTCATAATAACTGCAATCTTTTTGCCATGCTGAGCCGTCAGAATGTAATTCAACAGTGTCGTTTTGCCGGCACCCAGATAACCTAAATTCAAGCACCAATGTTAATGATAATATTCAATTCTCAGTGGTACAAAGATGCCACCGACCAGTCACGATTGTAATGGGAACTTTGACAGTGACTTCCTCGCCATCCAAGTCAATCTGCCCCGCAGCGTCAACCAACTCCGGAGGGGCATCGTCGTCGAAATCCATCATGCGCCGCCGATATTCGTGAATGGTGTTGGAAACAAATGTTATGAAGCAAAACAGGACAAATCTTTAAAATTTACAAAAGCTAAGAAGGCATTCCCCTCCCCATACGCAATCAACATTCACAAACTCCATTCACGTGGTGGATCTGACTTTCCTTGTCCTGCGTCAAGTCGCCCGACCTCTGATGAAACGCCCCGCTAAGCCGCTCATATCCACTTAACTGAGTCTCCCATGCATTTACCAAGCTCTTCCCCGGCAGATGCACGTATCAAGCAGAGGCAGAAGCGCAACCTTGACAATCGCCAAGCCCATTCGATCCCATCGCCTTGACAACTCGGCCAGGACTCAGGAGCTTGCAACGACTCGACCACCACGATCACTCTTCCGCATTCTTCCCAGTAGGGCCAGCAATTGCATCACAGAAGCCACAATGGCGCTGGCCCCAAGCTCGCCTCGCCTGCCGAgtcctcctccgcctgcAGAAATCCAGATCAGTCCAAACTCGCCATCAGGCGGAGCGCCCGCGAGCCTTCATGCGACGCAAATGGAGCAGTCCGTCTTGGATGCCAACTCCAAGCGCCGCATACATCCAGGGACCAAggcggctgagatggctgctggaCCACCCCTAGTGCCTCTGATCGAGGTGAGAATCGCCCACAATACCAAGTCTAACTGAGCATAGTgtgcagcttgagcttctgtTGCGAATTGTCCACTAACGAGATTCATGTGCGCAGCTTGATTCAGCCTTCCAACTGCAGGAGCATCTCGCCGCTCTGCACTACGACCACACTGCCGCAGGAACGCAAGCGATCACTCGCGAAGCTGCCCTCCAACTCGCACAACCCCCCTCGGGCATCGACCGCACAATCTGGCTCTACGAACTGTGTCGATTCCTCATCTCCAAGTGCAATCAGCTCATCGTAGGCTTCCTCTTTGACACCCCTCCGTGCAGCGCGCAAACATGTCCCGAGATGCGAGCCTCCGAGTGGCAATTCCTCTGCGCCGTCCACGAGCAGCCCAAGAGCTGTTGCGCCATCGACTACTGCTGCCACACGCTCGACTGGGCCGCCAACGTCGTCTCCGACCAGAAGCTCTTCCCCAGCCGATTCGCGGTCCTCAACGACACGCACAGCAAAAGCGCCGGTGTGAAAAACCTAGTTAACGTGTTCAGGAGACTCCACCGTATTTTCGCCCACGCGTGGTTCCAGCACCGCAGCGTATTCTGGTCGGTGGAAAGCCAAACCGGTCTCTATGTCTTTTTCAAGACAGTATGTGATCTGTACGATCTGCTCCCCGCTGAGAACTACAAGCTCCCACCGGAAGCTGAGGGTCTCGAGGGACCGCCTGTAGAGCCGGAAGCAGAAAAGCCGCCTCCAGCTATACTCAAGGCCCCTTCTCAACAACGGCCCGCGGGGACAGAAGACGACAGCCTGCACCCTGGTGGTCGCACCAACACTCGAAGGCATATTAGAAGTAGTCCTTCGACAGGCAGTGCCGTAACAACCGTGATAGAAgccgatgaagaagacaCAGAAAACGTCTCCAATAGGATGCAAAGCCTTCATATTTCCGGGTCCCATCCCACCGATCAGGAACCAGAAAGCGCAGAAGTCCCAGTTATTGTCGAGCGCTCCGTCATGGAGCGAGCTCCAAAGTCAGATGaatcatcgtcgccgccagTACAATCTACACCAGTGGAAAAGGAAACTGAGTCTGCGGACGCGGATGAGACAGCTGTAGAACTTGaacccaccaccaaaccTGAGGAgaaagaggacgaggacgaggacgaagagcCCAATGTCGTCCCTATCACAGCGGACGAAAGCGACCCAAAACCAACTGACACCACCACCGAAGAGCCATCTTCAGACGACAAGCCTGAGGAACCGGAAACAAAGCCTTCGACAGAGGAGAACGCTTCTTCAGACCCAGCCGAAAGCAAGGAAGAGTCGCCGAAGAAGGAAAATAAATCAGAGGACGTGGCAGGAGAATCTGGACCAGTTCCTGACCCAGAGTGAACTGCATGATATGAAAGGTAACGAGTTGATGCATGGCACATACCCCTGGGAGTCATGGAATGATGGAGAGAGCAAGACAAATGGGTAGTTGAAGCGTTCGGGTCTTAGAGACATCCTTTTCAGCATTCTTGTTCTGACGGACAAGCGCATATTGTATAATACATAAGATTTAACAGCGGTCTTTATTCTTGACTATTTCGGCTTCGATCCTTGACAATTTTGCCTGTGACATGTTTCAGGGGTTCGAGACGGTCTCGGCTTCGAACAAGTTGTCGCGGCTCCTTGAGACATGAAGTGACTTTTTGGTTTGGGTGTATAAGTCAAATGCAAGAACGACTTGTAACTTTTATTATTTCAACGCATCGGGGACATGTGCGTTGGTATCTATACAGGAAAGTTCATAATCAAGCATCGCCGTGCTTCCTGACAACGCCGGTTGTGTTGTGTAATGTACAAGATGTCCTCAGGTGTATGCATACATGGTCCCCTAATCTCATTTATGAGTTCTGCCGCCTTTTTATTTCAAGCCCGTCTTGTATGCTCATATAATCAACATGAAAGAAAGAATCGAGATAGGACCACGCAACTCCGCTGCCCCGAATCAAGGCATGCCCACCTCGTTACCTTGCATCATCAGAGCTGACTCGGCAGCTTCCATCTTGGCGAATAAATGTCGTACCTCGCGAATGTTTTCATGTTGCGCATTCACAGCAGCTGTATTCCTTTCGTCTGCAAAATTGCGAATCGCCTGCAACACTGGTGTCAATCCCTCCTCATTCGGTAGCCACCAGTGCGCACAAGAAGGGTCACGGAACA from the Pochonia chlamydosporia 170 chromosome 6, whole genome shotgun sequence genome contains:
- a CDS encoding Mob1 family protein (similar to Cordyceps militaris CM01 XP_006670554.1), with protein sequence MALAPSSPRLPSPPPPAEIQISPNSPSGGAPASLHATQMEQSVLDANSKRRIHPGTKAAEMAAGPPLVPLIELDSAFQLQEHLAALHYDHTAAGTQAITREAALQLAQPPSGIDRTIWLYELCRFLISKCNQLIVGFLFDTPPCSAQTCPEMRASEWQFLCAVHEQPKSCCAIDYCCHTLDWAANVVSDQKLFPSRFAVLNDTHSKSAGVKNLVNVFRRLHRIFAHAWFQHRSVFWSVESQTGLYVFFKTVCDLYDLLPAENYKLPPEAEGLEGPPVEPEAEKPPPAILKAPSQQRPAGTEDDSLHPGGRTNTRRHIRSSPSTGSAVTTVIEADEEDTENVSNRMQSLHISGSHPTDQEPESAEVPVIVERSVMERAPKSDESSSPPVQSTPVEKETESADADETAVELEPTTKPEEKEDEDEDEEPNVVPITADESDPKPTDTTTEEPSSDDKPEEPETKPSTEENASSDPAESKEESPKKENKSEDVAGESGPVPDPE